Genomic DNA from Paracoccus aminophilus JCM 7686:
AAAGGCCGACAGATCGTTCATATCGATGCGCATTGTTCGTCACTCTGCACAGACTGTTTCTGGAATATGCAATTATCCTGATAGCAAACACAATCTATCTTGTCCCTCATCAGCTAGGTCACCAAACGGAGCACAGAGAATGTCATCGACAGCGAAAATTGCGATTGTGACCGGTGGAAGTCGCGGCATCGGGCGCAGCATCGTTCTCAATCTGGCCAAGCAAGGCGTGTGGCCGATCTTCACCTATCATACCCGCGCGGATGAGGCGCGCGCGCTCGTGTCCGAGATCGAGCAGAACGGCGGCAAGGCGGTTGCCCTGCAGCTTGATACCGGGAAGTCCTCGACCTTCGACGCTTTCGCCGACAGCGTCAAAGCGGCGCTGGCCATCTGGGGTGCACCCGGTTTGGATTATCTGGTCAACAACGCCGGGATCTCGAACCATACGCCGTTTGCCCAGATCACCGAAGAAGAGCTTGACCAGCAATATACGGTGAACTTCAAGGGCGTCTTCCTGCTTACGCAAAAGCTTTTACCGCTCATCCAGAACGGCGGCTCCATTGTGAATATCACCTCCGGCGTGACGCGGTTTGTCAATCCGAACAGCAGCGCCTATGCGACGTTCAAGGGCGCGGTTGAGGTCCTGACCCGGTATCTCGCCCACGATCTGGGTGCCCGCAACATCACCGTCAATTCGGTGGCTCCGGGCGCGACGGCGACGGATTTCAGCGGTGGGGTGGTGCGCGACAACCCCGAAATCAACCAGATGGTTTCAAGCAGCACTGCGCTTGGCCGTCCGGGCCTGCCCGAGGATATCGGCGGCGCGGTGGCCTCGCTTCTGACTGGCGAGACGCATTGGATCACGGGCCAGCGGATCGAGGCATCCGGCGGGCTGCGTCTTTGATCCAGCAGCCCGCATCGCCAACGGGGTGCCGCCTTTCCGAGCGCGACGATGGCGCGCGGTTGGCATCCTGCGAGCGATGCCAGAAGAGCATCCGCCGACGCGGCGCGTATCTGGTCATATCCTGACCGGGGAACTCACCGAGCCGGTGACTCCTCACCGTCAGATCACCAATCCTGGTCCAAGCTGAACTCTCGAAGCGCCCGCCGTGTTTCGCACCAGCCCGGCATGATCCGGTAAGCGGCGGATGCGGCCAGCACCACGGCTGCAGTCGTTTCCGGGCGGGACAGGGGAAATCGCTTTGATGGTCGAGGCCAATGATAGCATGTGGCCGCCGCGCTCCGCGTCAGTTCCGGGTTCCCGGTCGCCATGGCAAAGCGCGGGCCTATCGCCATGGCGTTAAGCTGATCCAGCGAGACGTTGAGCGGGGAAGCTGAAGACTGTCGACGGCCGTATCGCTGAGGCCTCGCGCGGCTACGACATGGGCTGCATGGACAATAACGCACCGGCCTGCACGGCCAGTCGGTCGCCGCTCGCGGAGCCGAGCACCGACGCGCTGCCCTCTGACGCTGCAACCTATCAGACCCCCACCGCTGTCGGAGAGATCACCTCCGAAAAGCCCTGTCGCAGCTTCGTCCTCTATCAGGCCTCTCCAAAGAGGCCGGAGGCGTGAGCAGAACGTGCTCTTTGGAGAGGCCTGATCGGATGGGGACCGCAGCGGGACCTAACTCCGGAACGACGTCTGGCAGTTCAACGAGATCAGGACGGATGATCCGTTGATCGACGTGCAGAGCCGCTGCTGGCAGAACCTGATGACGACCCGCAGTTTCCTCTTCACGACGGGAAGGTGACGGACGGGCATTGCGCACGTCCGCACGAAGCAGGCGCGCAGGCACGCGCTGGATGACTGGGCGGCACTCCCGAGACCAGCGCCCCCCAACGTTGCCACGGCAATACGTGGATATGACGCGCATGGCGAAGCCGCCCTTCAGCCCTTGATTTCGCCACGCCTCCGCCCTGCTCGCAACCTGCCGACTGTCATTTGCGGTGATCCTGTCGTATTGATGGCAAAACGATTCAGGTCACATGATGCGAACTCATTTTGCTGCTCTTCTCGTTCTCACCATCGCATCAGGCTGTGCGGTCGGTTCTGGCGCAGTGGTCAAGGGCGCCGGGCCGAACGACCTCCTGAAGCTGCGCGACGGCCCCGGCCTCAACCATAAAATCATCATCGGCCTGCCCGACGGAACGCGCCTGACCCGCCAGAACTGCGTGACGACCAAAGGGAAAGTCTGGTGTCGGGTGACGTTGACCGACAGGCCCAGTGTTTCGGGTTATGTTTCAGCCGATTATCTCGCCCATCGCTGACATGACGCACCCGGCGCGCGGGTTTCAACCGAGCGTCCGGCCAGTCAGGCTGCAAGGGCTTGCGGTGGGCGATGCGCCTGCGACAGCGCGGCGATTGACGGTCCTGCGCCCTGCCCCGATGAAAGAGCCTCTGGCGGGCGGGCTGATCTGACGTTGATCGACCAGCCTCCGACAGACCTCAATCGAGCGGCTTTTCGAAATAGACGCGATGAAAGCCGTCTTCGGATCTGCGCGCCACTTCGACATATCCAAGCTTAGGATAGATCGAGAGATTCTCCGTCATCTTCTCGTTCGTATAGAGATGGACCGCGCGCTTGCCGCGCACCCGTGCCTCGCGCTCGCAGAAAGCGACCAGCGCCTTGCCGACCCCGCGACCCGCAGCCTCGGGCAGGACGGCGACATTTTCGAGCAGAACATGATCGCCGTGAGCGTAAAACACGATGAAGCCAAGGAAAGCGCCGTTCTCGGCGGTGAAGACATGGACCTGCCCCGCCGCGATCTGAGCGGCGAAATCGGCGTCCATCGGCGCGGGCCTGCGTCCGATCACGGGCACATAGCGGGCATAGGCCAGCGCCGCGCATCTGCTGATCTCTGGTTCGTCGCTGGCGACAGCCTGCCGGATCATGCGCGCTCCTTTGCGAGTAATTGCGCCAGATTGCGCCGAAATTCCCCCCGCCGCAAGCGGGGCCTCGGGCCTTGATCCGCGCGCCTCGGGTGGCCCTCGGCCGCCGCCTCGG
This window encodes:
- a CDS encoding SDR family NAD(P)-dependent oxidoreductase is translated as MSSTAKIAIVTGGSRGIGRSIVLNLAKQGVWPIFTYHTRADEARALVSEIEQNGGKAVALQLDTGKSSTFDAFADSVKAALAIWGAPGLDYLVNNAGISNHTPFAQITEEELDQQYTVNFKGVFLLTQKLLPLIQNGGSIVNITSGVTRFVNPNSSAYATFKGAVEVLTRYLAHDLGARNITVNSVAPGATATDFSGGVVRDNPEINQMVSSSTALGRPGLPEDIGGAVASLLTGETHWITGQRIEASGGLRL
- a CDS encoding SH3 domain-containing protein, with protein sequence MRTHFAALLVLTIASGCAVGSGAVVKGAGPNDLLKLRDGPGLNHKIIIGLPDGTRLTRQNCVTTKGKVWCRVTLTDRPSVSGYVSADYLAHR
- a CDS encoding GNAT family N-acetyltransferase translates to MIRQAVASDEPEISRCAALAYARYVPVIGRRPAPMDADFAAQIAAGQVHVFTAENGAFLGFIVFYAHGDHVLLENVAVLPEAAGRGVGKALVAFCEREARVRGKRAVHLYTNEKMTENLSIYPKLGYVEVARRSEDGFHRVYFEKPLD